Proteins found in one Lycium ferocissimum isolate CSIRO_LF1 chromosome 6, AGI_CSIRO_Lferr_CH_V1, whole genome shotgun sequence genomic segment:
- the LOC132058876 gene encoding uncharacterized protein LOC132058876 — MDSEPVLHTGGCHCKRVRWRVYAPSSIVAWDCNCSDCSMRRNTHFIVPSERFELLGDSKEFITTYTFGTHTAKHTFCKVCGITSFYIPRSNPDGTAISLWCVGPGTLSHVEIKCFDGQNWEGSYEQTGIASCSRATDEDSK, encoded by the coding sequence ATGGATTCTGAGCCGGTACTACATACTGGCGGATGTCACTGTAAAAGAGTAAGATGGCGAGTCTATGCACCATCTAGCATTGTTGCCTGGGATTGTAACTGCTCTGACTGCTCCATGAGACGAAACACACACTTCATAGTTCCCTCCGAGAGATTTGAACTTCTCGGCGACTCCAAGGAGTTCATCACAACTTATACTTTCGGGACACATACAGCTAAACACACCTTCTGCAAAGTTTGTGGCATAACTTCTTTCTACATTCCACGATCGAATCCAGATGGAACAGCTATTTCATTATGGTGTGTTGGTCCCGGTACGCTGAGTCATGTTGAGATCAAATGTTTCGATGGACAAAATTGGGAAGGCTCGTACGAGCAAACTGGCATTGCGTCCTGTTCAAGGGCAACAGATGAAGACTCAAAATGA
- the LOC132058877 gene encoding aspartic proteinase PCS1: METYKAFLILFLSFLRLSIAQKNQENIPLSLSFPITTTPLSQNSSLKSISLSSSKAMTKIPSLNYKSNFKYSMALIVTLPIGTPPQDQQMVLDTGSQLSWIQCNKKLSRKITPPTTFDPSLSSSFSVLPCNHPLCKPRIPDFTLPTSCDQKRLCHYSYFYADGTLAEGNLVREKITFSNSQTTPPLILGCATESRDAEGILGMNLGRFSFASQAKLQKFSYCVPSKQGKILPSGTFYLGQNPNSHMFQYINLLTFPQSQRMPNLDPLAYTIGMVGIKIGGKKLNIPERVFRPNAGGSGQTMIDSGTQYTFLVEEAYNKVRDEVVRLVGPKLKKGYVYGESLDMCFDAINSVQVGRSIGDMTLEFEKGVEILINKEKILDDVGGGVHCVGIGRSESLGMASNIIGNFHQQNLWVEFDLSNRRVGFGKGACK, encoded by the coding sequence atGGAAACTTACAAagctttcttgattttgttccTCAGTTTTCTTCGTCTATCAATAGCCcaaaaaaaccaagaaaacaTACCCTTATCACTTTCTTTCCCTATTACTACAACCCCTTTATCTCAAAATTCTTCATTAAAATCTATATCTCTATCTTCTTCTAAAGCCATGACTAAAATCCCATCTTTGAACTATaaatcaaatttcaaatattcaATGGCTCTAATTGTTACACTTCCTATAGGGACACCGCCACAGGATCAACAAATGGTTTTAGATACTGGTAGTCAACTTTCTTGGATACAATGTAACAAAAAATTATCACGTAAAATAACACCTCCAACAACGTTTGATCCTTCTCTGtcctcttctttttctgttCTTCCATGTAACCACCCGTTATGTAAGCCTCGAATTCCCGATTTTACCCTCCCAACATCGTGTGACCAAAAACGTCTTTGTCACTACTCTTACTTCTATGCTGATGGTACTTTAGCTGAGGGTAATCTTGTCCGAGAAAAAATAACGTTCTCGAATTCCCAAACTACCCCTCCTTTAATCCTTGGTTGCGCGACGGAGTCACGTGACGCCGAGGGTATTTTGGGAATGAATCTTGGAAGGTTCTCATTTGCCTCACAAGCTAAATTGCAAAAATTCTCTTATTGTGTCCCTAGTAAGCAAGGGAAAATATTGCCAAGTGGCACATTTTACCTAGGTCAAAATCCCAATTCACATATGTTCCAATACATTAATCTTTTGACTTTTCCTCAAAGTCAACGCATGCCTAATTTGGACCCCCTAGCTTACACTATTGGCATGGTAGGGATAAAAATTGGCGGGAAAAAATTGAATATCCCCGAGAGGGTTTTTCGACCAAACGCTGGTGGTTCTGGCCAAACGATGATTGATTCAGGCACACAATATACTTTTCTAGTGGAGGAAGCTTATAATAAAGTTAGAGATGAAGTCGTTAGGTTAGTAGGTCCAAAATTGAAGAAGGGGTACGTTTACGGTGAATCGCTTGATATGTGCTTCGATGCTATAAATTCTGTACAGGTTGGACGATCGATAGGTGATATGACACTAGAATTTGAAAAAGGAGTGGAAATCTTGATCAATAaagagaaaattttggatgatGTAGGTGGAGGAGTTCATTGTGTGGGGATTGGAAGATCAGAATCACTTGGAATGGCAAGTAATATTATTGGTAATTTTCATCAACAAAATTTATGGGTAGAATTTGATTTGAGTAATAGAAGAGTTGGTTTTGGGAAAGGAGCGTGTAAGTAG